The DNA window TTACGGGACGTCCCGTTCTGTGCCACCACCTTGCCCGGTCGTGTCTAATTGTTTCTTGTTCTTTTCCTGGGTGCAGCATGAAAGTGCCCAACCGTGCAAGGTCGGACACAAGTCTTGTTTCTTTCATTCATTCATACTTTGTTTCTTGTCATTtgtcagagggaatcttatttcTTGACGCACGTACGTCCTGTTGGATTTGGACATACATACTCTGAGGGGCACAAAATAGAAGATTCGATGAATTTACACCTGGCTGGCTAGCGCGGTTTTACAGGGCAGTTAGAAGTTCTTGGGTGCCTGGTAGGTGACGCCGAATTGCCAGTCCCGCGGGAGGACGTGCCAGGACGTGTGCTTGCGGTGGTCGCCGGTCATGACGCGGAATGTGAGCGACTCGCCGGTGAGGTCCTCGGAGGTCTGCCACACCTGGCCCCAGTTACGCTGCAACAACGTCCACTTGACGCGCTTGTTCCCCTTCACCTTGAGCGCCGCCACATCCCCCGCCCCGCCCACGTTCGTGACCGCCACCATGTTGAAGTATTTGTTCCCCGTGATCGTGTACCGGATCCCGCCCAGCCTCATGCAAGGCACACTGCATCGCACGCACATACACGTACAAAATTTTCAACCAGCTGACTTAATTAATAACAAAAGAGAAATCTTACGTGTGCCACCGTACGCACCGGCGGTACAAGATGGGCACAATGCCGGCCTTCTCCTCCGCGATCTGCAGGAAGGCTGGCATGGTGAGGTCCAGGTGCTCGCGCGGCGGGGTGGACCACCCGCCGTCGTCGCCGGGCAACTGGTAGTTGGGCGGGCACAGATTCGTCGCTGTCACCGTCAAAGGCGCCGTGCCAGCCTTGCACCACTCCGGGCTGTCCGTGCACCGCACCTCATAGCATGCCCCGCAAGTCTCACCGGCGTTGAACATCGCGGTGCTCACAGCCGCCGTCTGCAGGCCGTACCCCTCCGCTACCGTGTCCTTGTAGCCGCACGCGCCGGCACGGGTGTCGGACCCATCGCGTCCGCCGTAGAAGGTGGCATGCGCCGGCTTCCACGGGCCCGTGGTGAACCTGCCATGTTTGTGGTGCACCTTCGCGTCGACGGCTTCATCGCCTGCCGAGGAGAGCAACGCGAGGACGACGAGAGGCGCCCACAGAGACATGAATGGACAACAACTAATTACAATTACAAGGACGAGTAAACTAAGAATTTATTACTACTAGCTATAATAGTTTTCTGATGCAGTGTTCCTGTTTTTTTGATTAAAATACGCGATGACAAGTGCCAGGTTGTGGCTATTTTTAGTCTGTGATGAGTGCGCATGCAATGCAGTTAGACGTTGGAGCAGTTTGAGGATGACCACGCAAGACAAACAGACTGCAAGCAATATGAGGTACTGGTAGCTTAGACAGATTCAGAGCAAACACTGAcctggatatatatatatatatatatatatatgaaagtCTATTAATAACCGTGGGTGAGGAATATGTAATTTCGCCCGGGTCGATCGACCGAGGGGACGATGATTTGGCTTAATTAATAACCCAAGGAAAATCGATGAAAACGGTTGGGCTTCCAATCAGGTGTCAGCGGTTTTCACGGCTCAGACATGTGTTCCTCTCTCCCCaccctctcctctcctctctggCGACAGCAGAGGCACCCGAGACGGCGACAATGGCTGCACACACCCGAGGGACCAACCGAAGGCGCGTGTAGCGAGTAGGACGCGATGTAGGCAGTGCAATGATCCGACGCGAGCTAGGCGGCGACAATGGCCTTCTCTGGCGTCGCTCTCCACCGTCGATGAGATCTCCCTCCTCCACAAATTTCTGAAtttctagggttagggttctTGATTTTTGGGACTGAGGCACAACAAGACAAATAAAGGAAAACAAACAGAAAAGAGGAATAGGTGATGTAGGTTGATGGTGGAGATTCAGATTGGCGCTCGGAGGTGGGATCATTTCAATGAGGAGGTGTATCATGGTGtaggaggagaagaaggccatgTGGATGGTGGACAGAAAGAGGAGGAGCTCAAGGTTGTGGAGGAGGAACAACAATACAGTGTCTTCTTAGATCCAGCCAAAGGCCATGACCTTGTTTCTACTCTATTATAGATAAACtgctcttttcttttctttctggGAGCTCCACCGTTTTGAATGAACTGGACTGTCACCTAGTACTAAGAAAAAAACCATGTTTGGCCATTTTTAACTTAGAATGGAGTTGGGATGCTGCTACTATATTTCTGTATTACAATGGTCATCCCATCATTGTGCATATGATCTGTTGCACAAGACACATAAGGAACTCAAAAAGGCCAAAgtagaacaatatgtgaaaaacAAGCCTCGCAGCCAAGAATCATGCATGCCCccaaaagaagcacacaacattcATGCCCCAATAACTGTCATCTTAATGCACAATGTCACCGGCTTGCTGTTTTTGAGTTAGTCGAGCCACTTCCATCGGGGCCAATCATACTCTCAACAGATCGAATTTAAACCTTTCGATCATCTAATCTTACTAAAGAACACAAATGTGTCTTTTTATAAACTTGAATCGTCCTGGTAAAAGTATGGACTTTTACTTTCACCTGCATGTGTCTCTATGTGGAAGGCTTCTGATGTTTCTCTAGGCGCAGGCCTGAACAATAGTGCGACATTGTAGGCACATACCTGAATAATAGCGAGACATGGTAGCAACTAGCGAAAAGTGCAAGATGCATGATCAgctttttcttttttgaatttaGCGTACATTTGTTGCTCTTTGCCACCTCTTTGAAAACACTGCATACACCTACAGTACACTAAACTTTCTCAGGTTTGGTTCTCATATTTTCACACTATGCTTAAGCCGAACGATGGATGGCTGAGCACCTATTTATTTG is part of the Triticum urartu cultivar G1812 unplaced genomic scaffold, Tu2.1 TuUngrouped_contig_6142, whole genome shotgun sequence genome and encodes:
- the LOC125530205 gene encoding expansin-A32-like; protein product: MSLWAPLVVLALLSSAGDEAVDAKVHHKHGRFTTGPWKPAHATFYGGRDGSDTRAGACGYKDTVAEGYGLQTAAVSTAMFNAGETCGACYEVRCTDSPEWCKAGTAPLTVTATNLCPPNYQLPGDDGGWSTPPREHLDLTMPAFLQIAEEKAGIVPILYRRVPCMRLGGIRYTITGNKYFNMVAVTNVGGAGDVAALKVKGNKRVKWTLLQRNWGQVWQTSEDLTGESLTFRVMTGDHRKHTSWHVLPRDWQFGVTYQAPKNF